From a single Sorghum bicolor cultivar BTx623 chromosome 5, Sorghum_bicolor_NCBIv3, whole genome shotgun sequence genomic region:
- the LOC8070694 gene encoding putative disease resistance protein RGA4, which yields MAGVLDALASYIQNMLLQMAAEEVHMLLGVSGEIDNMDIKLRDLKNILADADRRNITDKSVLAWGIELRNAMYDATDILDLCKLKAMEQGQRHDAGCFNPLLFCIRNPLHAHDIGSRIKNLNKRLDDIKARGASFNFLNLSTYEDRGRNVISYGSSTRETSGGLVESGLVGEKIEEDTINLVEMLTKKYPTDDNKSNKIMVFSIVGAGGIGKTTLAQKIFNNEVIKDEFKKKIWLSVNQGFDDIEMLRRVIIEAGGNHHDCGNAKVSLEHTLIEALKGQKTLLIIDDVWDSRIWEGVLRTPFVNAMLAEGSRVLVTTRHDTVARQMKAEEPYHRIDRLGLEDAWMLLKKQAVRDVNDEPQVENLKDIGLILVKKCDGLPLGIKVMGGLLSRKRITRTDWQKVLDDSLWSISQMPEELNYAVYLSYEDLDPCLKPCFLHYSLLPRGTVFFVHEIVGMWIGEGYVHGTLRDDLEEIGREYYNELIQRNLIEPDIKFIDQSVCNMHDVVRSFAQNMFRDEALITHNSRIGIDKLKAQKFMRLSLESKQSEQSDLEWCSLQTQMSLRTMLLFGNIKIQPGDSFRSFSSLRTLHLGSVNIVAIPESLYQLKHLRYLSIENSNISKLSEDIGKLKFLQFISLFGCPSLTKLPSSIGLLHDLRYLCLHRTNISVVPRDFCGLTSLRKLYGFPAHMDCDRCSLEELGPLSQLTELNISFLENVASSSSAIQAKLGGKKRLRYLSLGCTSRLGDDGLLVKKEEGISEKAKRQIEEVFDELCPPLGLENLNIEGYFGERLPRWMMSAAAVMPLRSLRTVTMDNLACCTELPSGLSQLPCLELLQIVRAPAIKCVGHEWLQPNNQLGFAFPRLQELHFEGMVEWEEWEWEEQVKGMPILELLKLKMCKLRRVPPGLAFHARALKKLCIYGVKHLSSLENFASVVHLDVFRNTHLERISNLPKLQKLVIVMCPKLKVVDGMPALQRLNLEDYDMETVPRYLQDVNPRHLLLHCSISLLTCIAAGKSGPQWDKFSHIQQVKAANEEGCPRKWYVLYTRNPYRFETNISRSAIAQAHGRRIWLAYSETCPIEDEWPTGGHTYVEKRMPLCVRFRCNAYRHLNGWFDEACLHCHEADNIASPSDQWTQGEVLSARIKTVWA from the exons ATGGCCGGTGTCCTAGATGCTTTGGCATCCTACATCCAAAACATGCTTCTGCAGATGGCGGCAGAAGAGGTGCATATGTTGCTTGGGGTGTCCGGTGAGATTGACAACATGGACATCAAGCTTCGGGATCTAAAGAACATCCTTGCTGATGCTGATAGGAGGAACATCACTGACAAAAGCGTCCTAGCATGGGGGATAGAGCTAAGGAATGCTATGTATGATgccactgatatcctcgacctTTGCAAGCTCAAGGCTATGGAGCAAGGCCAAAGGCATGATGCCGGATGCTTCAACCCGTTGCTCTTCTGCATACGGAATCCCCTACATGCCCACGATATTGGAAGCCGCATCAAGAACCTTAACAAGAGGCTAGACGACATCAAGGCACGTGGTGCATCATTCAACTTCCTGAACCTTAGTACTTATGAGGATCGTGGAAGAAATGTGATATCATATGGTTCTAGTACCCGTGAGACATCGGGGGGCCTTGTTGAGTCTGGTTTGGTTGGTGAGAAGATTGAAGAGGACACAATAAATCTTGTGGAGATGCTAACAAAGAAGTATCCTACCGACGACAACAAATCCAACAAAATAATGGTTTTCTCTATTGTGGGAGCTGGTGGGATTGGTAAAACCACCCTTGCTCAAAAGATCTTCAACAATGAAGTCATAAAGGATGAgttcaaaaagaaaatatggTTGAGTGTCAACCAAGGCTTTGATGATATTGAAATGTTAAGGAGGGTTATTATCGAAGCTGGTGGAAACCACCATGATTGTGGAAATGCAAAGGTGTCACTAGAACACACTCTAATAGAAGCTTTGAAGGGACAAAAAACCTTATTAATAATAGATGATGTCTGGGACAGCCGTATATGGGAAGGCGTGCTTAGAACTCCCTTTGTCAATGCCATGCTAGCTGAAGGTAGCCGTGTGCTGGTCACCACAAGGCATGACACAGTGGCACGTCAGATGAAGGCGGAGGAGCCCTACCATCGTATTGACAGACTTGGGCTTGAAGATGCATGGATGCTGCTCAAGAAGCAG GCTGTCAGAGATGTGAATGATGAGCCGCAGGTTGAAAATTTAAAGGATATTGGCTTGATACTTGTAAAAAAATGTGATGGTTTACCTCTTGGGATCAAAGTAATGGGAGGTCTCCTGAGTCGGAAAAGGATAACACGAACCGACTGGCAAAAGGTCTTAGATGATTCTCTATGGTCAATATCACAAATGCCTGAAGAGCTAAATTATGCAGTATATCTTAGCTATGAAGATCTAGACCCTTGTTTGAAGCCTTGTTTTTTGCACTACTCCCTCCTCCCTAGGGGTACAGTTTTTTTTGTTCATGAAATTGTTGGAATGTGGATTGGTGAAGGATATGTTCATGGAACATTACGTGACGACCTAGAAGAAATAGGAAGGGAATATTATAATGAGTTAATACAGCGGAACCTTATTGAGCCAGATATCAAGTTTATTGATCAAAGTGTTTGCAACATGCATGATGTTGTCCGGTCATTTGCTCAGAACATGTTCCGAGACGAAGCACTCATAACTCACAATAGTAGAATTGGGATTGACAAGCTTAAAGCACAAAAGTTTATGCGGTTATCTCTCGAAAGCAAACAATCGGAACAATCTGATTTGGAGTGGTGTTCTCTACAAACACAAATGTCACTGAGAACAATGCTTTTATTTGGTAATATAAAGATTCAACCAGGTGATTCATTTCGTTCTTTTTCAAGTCTCCGAACACTACACTTGGGCAGTGTAAATATTGTTGCAATACCCGAATCTTTGTATCAGCTGAAACATCTGAGGTATCTGTCAATAGAAAACAGTAATATATCTAAGTTATCAGAAGACATTGGCAAGTTGAAATTCTTGCAGTTCATTAGCCTTTTTGGTTGTCCGAGTTTGACCAAGCTTCCCAGTAGCATTGGACTGCTACATGACTTGAGGTATCTCTGTCTTCACAGAACAAATATAAGTGTTGTACCAAGGGATTTTTGTGGTCTAACTTCTTTGAGGAAATTATATGGATTTCCAGCCCACATGGACTGTGACCGTTGTAGTTTGGAGGAACTTGGGCCTCTCTCCCAGCTAACTGAACTTAATATCAGTTTCTTGGAGAATGTAGCTTCTTCCTCATCTGCTATACAGGCCAAACTTGGTGGAAAGAAGCGCCTAAGGTATCTCTCACTGGGTTGCACCAGTAGACTTGGAGATGATGGCCTGTTGGTAAAAAAGGAAGAAGGGATCTCTGAGAAAGCCAAGAGACAAATCGAGGAGGTCTTTGATGAGCTCTGCCCTCCGCTTGGCTTAGAAAACCTTAACATTGAAGGGTATTTCGGTGAGCGGCTCCCAAGATGGATGATGTCAGCAGCAGCAGTTATGCCGCTTAGGAGCTTGAGGACTGTTACGATGGACAACTTGGCCTGCTGCACAGAGCTTCCTAGTGGCTTGAGTCAGCTCCCCTGCTTGGAGCTTCTGCAGATTGTTCGTGCCCCAGCCATCAAGTGTGTTGGGCATGAATGGCTACAACCAAACAATCAATTAGGTTTTGCGTTTCCCAGACTGCAGGAGCTGCACTTTGAGGGAATGGTCGAATGGGAGGAATGGGAGTGGGAGGAACAAGTGAAAGGCATGCCTATCTTGGAGTTGCTTAAACTGAAAATGTGCAAGTTGAGGCGTGTGCCACCAGGCCTGGCCTTCCACGCAAGGGCTTTGAAGAAGTTATGTATATATGGTGTGAAGCATCTAAGCTCTTTGGAGAACTTTGCTTCTGTGGTCCACCTGGACGTGTTTAGAAACACTCACCTGGAGAGGATCAGTAATCTACCAAAACTGCAGAAGCTCGTCATCGTCATGTGCCCAAAGCTGAAGGTAGTGGATGGCATGCCTGCACTCCAGAGACTCAATCTGGAGGATTATGACATGGAAACAGTCCCCAGGTATCTGCAGGATGTAAACCCAAGGCATTTGCTGCTGCATTGTTCCATATCGCTGCTCACATGCATAGCAGCAGGGAAATCTGGTCCTCAGTGGGACAAGTTCAGCCACATCCAGCAAGTCAAAGCTGCAAATGAAGAAGGCTGTCCAAGGAAGTGGTATGTGCTCTACACAAGGAACCCTTACCGCTTCGAGACAAATATCAGCCGCTCTGCTATTGCCCAAG CTCACGGACGCCGCATATGGCTTGCTTACTCGGAAACATGTCCCATTGAAGATGAGTGGCCCACAGGAGGACACACGTATGTAGAAAAACGTATGCCCCTCTGCGTACGCTTCAG GTGCAACGCCTATCGCCACTTGAATGGCTGGTTTGATGAAGCGTGCCTGCACTGCCATGAAGCCGACAACATCGCTTCCCCATCTGATCAGTGGACCCAAGGAGAAGTGCTTTCAGCCCGTATAAAGACTGTTTGGGCATGA
- the LOC8070692 gene encoding putative disease resistance protein RGA4, with product MAGVLDALASYIQNMLLQMAAEEVHMLLGVSGEIDNMDIKLRDLKNILADADRRNITDQSVQAWGIELRNAMYDATDILDLCKLKAMEQGQRHDAGCFNPLLFCIRNPLHAHDIGSRIKNLNKKLDDIKARGASFNFLNLNTYEDRGRNMVTYGSSTRETSGGLVESGLVGEKIEEDTINLVELLTKKYPTDDNKSNKIMIFSIVGAGGIGKTTLAQKIFNNEVIKDEFKKKIWLSVNQGFDDIEMLRRVIIEAGGNHHDCGNAKVSLEHTLIEALKGQKTLLIMDDVWDSRIWEGVLRTPFVNAMLAEGSRVLVTTRHDTVARQMKAEEPYHRIDRLGLEDAWMLLKKQAVRDVNDEPQVENLKDIGLILVKKCDGLPLGIKVMGGLLSRKRITRTDWQKVLDDSLWSVSQMPQELNYAVYLSYEDLDPCLKPCFLHYSLLPRGRLFYDYDIVAMWISEGFVHGISRDLEDIGREYYDELIQRNLIEPDMKFIDQSVCNMHDVVRSFAQNMFRDEALITHNSRIGIDKLKAQKFIRLSLESKQSEQPDLEWCSLQTQMSLRTMILFGNIKIQPGDSFHSFSSLRTLHLDSVNIVATPKSLYQLKHLRYLSIGNSNISKLSEDIGKLKFLQYISLSDCQSLTKLPSSIGVLQDLRFLSLLRTNISVVPREFCGLTSLRKLYGFPAHMDCDHCSLEELGSLSQLTELDISFLENVASSSSAIEAKLGGKKRLRYLSLHCTSRLGDDGLLVKKEEGISEKAKRQIEEVFDELCPPHGLEHLSVNGYFGERLPGWMMPAAAYMPLRSLRTLMMDDLACCTELPSGMSQLPCLELLQIVRAPAIKCVRLECLQPNNQVGVAFPSLQKLRFVGMFEWEEWVWEEQVKGMPILELLKLKMCKLRRVPPGLAFHARALKNLYIYDVKHLSSLENFASVVHLDVFRNTHLERISNLPKLQKLVILMCPKLKVVDGMPALQRLELGDYDMETVPRYLQDVNPRHLLLDCSLSLLTCIAAGKSGPEWDKFRHIQQVKAYANEEGCPRKWYVLYTRNPYRFETNISRSAIAQAHGRRIWLAYSETCPIEDEWPTGGHTYVEKRMPLCVRFRCNAYRHLNGWFDEACLHCHEADNIASPSDQWTQGEVLSARIKTVWA from the exons ATGGCCGGTGTCCTAGATGCTTTGGCGTCCTACATCCAAAACATGCTCCTGCAGATGGCGGCAGAAGAGGTGCATATGTTACTTGGGGTGTCCGGTGAGATTGATAACATGGACATCAAGCTTCGGGATCTGAAGAACATCCTTGCTGATGCTGATAGGAGGAACATCACTGACCAAAGTGTCCAAGCATGGGGGATAGAGCTGAGGAATGCTATGTATGATgccactgatatcctcgacctTTGCAAGCTCAAGGCTATGGAGCAAGGCCAAAGGCATGATGCCGGATGCTTCAACCCGTTGCTCTTCTGCATACGGAATCCCCTACATGCCCACGACATTGGAAGCCGCATCAAGAACCTTAACAAGAAGCTAGACGACATCAAGGCACGTGGTGCATCATTCAACTTCCTGAACCTTAATACTTATGAGGATCGTGGAAGAAACATGGTAACATATGGTTCTAGTACCCGCGAGACATCGGGGGGCCTTGTTGAGTCTGGTTTGGTTGGTGAGAAGATTGAAGAGGACACAATAAATCTAGTGGAACTGCTAACAAAGAAGTATCCTACCGACGACAACAAATCCAACAAAATAATGATTTTCTCTATTGTGGGAGCTGGTGGGATTGGTAAAACCACCCTTGCTCAAAAGATCTTCAACAATGAAGTCATAAAGGATGAgttcaaaaagaaaatatggTTGAGTGTCAACCAAGGCTTTGATGATATTGAAATGTTAAGGAGGGTTATTATCGAAGCTGGTGGAAACCACCATGATTGTGGAAATGCAAAGGTGTCACTAGAACACACTCTAATAGAAGCTTTGAAGGGACAAAAAACCTTATTAATAATGGATGATGTCTGGGACAGCCGTATATGGGAAGGCGTGCTTAGAACTCCCTTTGTCAATGCCATGCTAGCTGAAGGTAGCCGTGTGCTGGTCACCACAAGGCATGACACAGTGGCACGTCAGATGAAGGCAGAGGAGCCCTACCATCGTATTGACAGACTTGGGCTTGAAGATGCATGGATGCTGCTCAAGAAGCAG GCTGTCAGAGATGTGAATGATGAGCCGCAGGTTGAAAATTTAAAGGATATTGGCTTGATACTTGTAAAAAAATGTGATGGTTTACCTCTTGGGATCAAAGTAATGGGAGGTCTCCTGAGTCGGAAAAGGATAACACGAACCGACTGGCAAAAGGTCTTAGATGATTCTCTATGGTCAGTATCACAAATGCCTCAAGAGCTAAATTATGCAGTATATCTTAGCTATGAAGATCTAGACCCTTGTTTGAAGCCTTGCTTTTTGCACTACTCCCTCCTTCCAAGGGGCAGATTGTTTTATGATTATGACATTGTTGCCATGTGGATTAGTGAAGGATTTGTTCATGGAATTTCACGTGACTTAGAAGACATAGGAAGGGAATACTATGACGAGTTAATACAGCGGAACCTTATTGAGCCAGATATGAAGTTTATTGATCAAAGTGTTTGCAACATGCATGATGTTGTCCGGTCCTTTGCTCAGAACATGTTCCGAGACGAAGCACTCATAACTCACAATAGTAGAATTGGGATTGACAAGCTTAAAGCACAAAAGTTTATTCGGTTATCTCTCGAAAGCAAACAATCGGAACAACCTGATTTGGAGTGGTGTTCTCTACAAACACAAATGTCACTGAGAACAATGATTTTATTTGGTAATATAAAGATTCAACCAGGTGATTCATTTCATTCTTTTTCAAGTCTCCGAACACTACACTTGGACAGTGTAAATATTGTTGCAACACCCAAATCTTTGTATCAGCTGAAACATCTGAGGTATCTGTCAATAGGAAATAGTAATATATCTAAGTTATCAGAAGACATTGGCAAGTTGAAATTCTTGCAGTACATTAGCCTTTCCGATTGTCAGAGTTTGACCAAGCTTCCCAGTAGCATCGGGGTGCTACAAGACTTGAGATTTCTCAGTCTTCTCAGAACAAATATAAGTGTTGTACCAAGGGAGTTTTGTGGTCTAACTTCTTTGAGGAAATTATACGGATTTCCAGCCCACATGGACTGTGATCACTGTAGTTTGGAGGAACTAGGGTCTCTCTCCCAGCTAACTGAACTTGATATCAGTTTCTTGGAGAATGTAGCTTCTTCCTCATCTGCTATAGAGGCCAAACTTGGTGGAAAGAAGCGCCTAAGGTATCTCTCACTTCATTGCACCAGTAGACTTGGAGATGATGGCCTATTGGTAAAAAAGGAAGAAGGGATCTCTGAGAAAGCGAAGAGACAAATCGAGGAGGTCTTTGATGAGCTCTGCCCTCCGCATGGCTTAGAACACCTTTCAGTCAACGGGTATTTTGGTGAGCGGCTCCCAGGTTGGATGATGCCAGCAGCAGCATATATGCCGCTTAGGAGCTTGAGGACTCTAATGATGGATGACTTGGCCTGCTGCACGGAGCTTCCTAGTGGCATGAGTCAGCTACCCTGCTTGGAGCTTCTGCAGATTGTTCGTGCCCCGGCCATCAAGTGTGTTCGCCTTGAATGCCTACAACCAAACAATCAAGTAGGTGTTGCGTTTCCCAGTCTACAGAAGCTGCGTTTTGTGGGAATGTTCGAATGGGAGGAATGGGTGTGGGAGGAACAAGTGAAAGGCATGCCTATCTTGGAGTTGCTTAAACTGAAAATGTGCAAGTTGAGGCGTGTGCCACCAGGCCTGGCCTTCCACGCAAGGGCTTTGaagaatttatatatatatgatgtgaaGCATCTAAGCTCTTTGGAGAACTTTGCTTCTGTGGTCCACCTCGATGTGTTTAGAAACACTCACCTGGAGAGGATCAGTAATCTACCAAAACTGCAGAAGCTTGTCATTCTCATGTGCCCAAAGCTGAAGGTAGTGGATGGCATGCCTGCACTCCAGAGACTCGAACTGGGGGATTATGACATGGAAACAGTCCCTAGGTATCTGCAGGATGTAAACCCAAGACATTTGCTGCTGGATTGTTCCTTATCGCTGCTCACGTGTATAGCAGCAGGAAAATCTGGTCCTGAATGGGATAAGTTTCGCCATATCCAGCAAGTCAAAGCCTATGCAAATGAAGAAGGCTGTCCAAGGAAGTGGTATGTGCTCTACACAAGGAACCCTTACCGCTTCGAGACAAATATCAGCCGCTCTGCTATTGCCCAAG CTCACGGACGCCGCATATGGCTTGCTTACTCGGAAACATGTCCCATTGAAGATGAGTGGCCCACAGGAGGACACACGTATGTAGAAAAACGTATGCCCCTCTGCGTACGCTTCAG GTGCAACGCCTATCGCCACTTGAATGGCTGGTTTGATGAAGCGTGCCTGCACTGCCATGAAGCCGACAACATCGCTTCCCCATCTGATCAGTGGACCCAAGGAGAAGTGCTTTCAGCCCGTATAAAGACTGTTTGGGCATGA